Within the Chiloscyllium punctatum isolate Juve2018m chromosome 37, sChiPun1.3, whole genome shotgun sequence genome, the region GCTTAGACCGAGACAAACTACTTACATATTAAAAAGCCATCCACGAGGAAAGTCTAACGGAAATGTATTCTGTTCATAGATTTTAATTAGAAAGTAAGAGCTTTATGAATCCCATGTTGTGCTTTATTAATTAAGATCTTAAAATTTGCATTATCTCTTGAGACTTAATATCGCAATTTACTCAGTTGGTGTACACGTCGGAGTCTTTATATTGAGAGTTTATGCCTCACTGTGAGTTTGGAATATGCCATCTAGACTGATACTATGAAAGCACTTTGTTTTAGATAATTTGAACAGAGACCTTATTGCTTATTTTGGTGGCTCAAATAGATTTGAAGAATCTTACAATGATACAAAAGCAGGTTTTTTGTTGGGTATCCTGACCTAAGGTCTTTGTTGGTACACAGCAGCATTTTAAATACAAATTTGTGAATAATTGCTGATGTGCTGTTTAAGGAGTCTTGGGTTGGAATGCTTGAGTTTTACAACATTACAATGACTACACTACTATGATGTGCTTTGGGAATCCAAAAGACTTGATAAAGTGCTACACAAGTGCAAGCTCCTCCTATCTGTATGTGTTTTCGCAGTGACCAGAAATTTACTTTGTGTCATTCAGAGCAGGACATTTTTCTTTCCTGATTTTATGTTTTGTAAATGTACGTTCAATTGGTAAACCATTACGTGGAGAGAATAAACAAGTAAGCTGGAGAAACCTGGATCTATTAACTTGCAGCTGGTCACTTATAAAATTATTATTTTTTTGCACATTAATGCGATGGCTTGGTGAGAGTGCACACTGATtaaattatcttttctctttacagattAGCTGACCCATTGTGTGTTATCAGTgcttttctgtttgcattttagTTTTTCAGTTACAGTTTACCTTTTTGGTTTTGCTGTGTAGAGTTTTGAAATTATTAGCAATCGCTGAAGAATCAATATCTCAGCAATCAAATCTTCATCCAAGAAAATGTTGTATGAAGTATAACCAGTTGCTGTCTTTGTTGTAAAGCTTATTTCATAAAAAATTCTGTAATAAATTTTTAATTATTTTTCTTCCAGATTCAGCTCTCAAGAATCAAACCACCATGGGTTGTCAAAGGGCAGCCAACCTATCAGATATGCCCCAGAATCATCACTACAGTTGGAACAGTCAGTCGAGAAAGGACAGGTGCCAGAACACTTGCAGATATCAAAGCCCGTGCTCAACAAGCCAGGGCACAAAGGGAGGCAGCAGCAGCTGCAGCTGCCAGTGTTACAGTGGAAGCAGGGGGAAGGGGTAGTGGTAGTAATGGACCACGGGGCACTGATTCACTCGGACAGAACAACGGAAAAGCAAGAGCTCTTGAACAAACTACAACAAAACATCAGTATAGAGCACAGCTATTCCAAACCTGCTCAACAGATGAACCAGAAAAAaacagtgatggagagaatagTGTTAAGCAAGGTATTATAATTGAGGAGTGTGTGGAAAGTGATCTAATTGACATAACACCAGGTAAATTGGAGACAGATGATATCCAGCAAACTGATTTGGGAGGTGATGCTAATTACACAATAATTAACAGTAAATCACCAGATTTAGTGGTTGATGTGCAAGATTGCAATCAGGTTACTGTTTGTCAACTCAGCGACATTGTGGTTTCTGATGGGCAAACGGACAGTGATGAAACTGAAATTCTTCAAGAGGATCAACCACCTGAAGCATTGAACTTGAGTGCTGACAGAGACAATATCTGTAATGAATCGAGTGAAAAGCTTAAATGTGAAGCAGCAATCGTTACATTTCCTGAAGCTGATAATCCTTTGCATCTACCCTGTGATCAAATCCAGAAGTCTGTAAAAGATAAAACAATTTGCATTGATGAATCTCTTCAAAACTATGGTTTCTCTCGACCAATAGTTGCTGAAACTAAGAATACTGTCGTCCTCAACACTATGGACATCCCTGTTGTGGGGGTGAAAACTGCAGAATCTGATTCATTGCCAAGTAATGAAATGGAAACTAAAGCAAACACTACAGATGTTTTGTCTACCCAATTATCAGGTGAATTTCCAGAAACTGATTTATGTGAACAAGAAGTTAATCGATGCACCGTCAAGGAAATTGAATCTCCATTAATCCATAAAGTAACTTGTTCTCCAACTTTGCAGTCACATGATGAAAATGATAGTGATTGTGCTGAAGTTAATGTAAGTAACCAGCAAGAAATAAGCAAGTTACTGGAGGCTTCAAATGTATCTCATATTGCAGAGAAACAGATGACATCTGTAATAGTGTCAACATGCTCTAATAAGGAACCCAGCCATTCATTAACACAAAAACTTTCTCTCGAGTCTGAGGGGCTTAACTGCTTTGCTTCTGATGATGCAGAATGTGCCCCAGAGCACCTTATGAAACATGAGCAGGCAGTAGCAAATGGCAGGCACCAATCGATAGAATCAGATGTTGCAGTATTAGAGGATGTCTTTGGCCAGCTAGTCAGCAAAAGGCAGCAAAATTCTGGGAGTGACCTGAATATGAATGGCTTGTATTATAAGACTGAAATAGGTAGACAGCTGTCTGATGAAGGTTGTATACAGCCCACAAATGAAAGAATACTGAAAGATGACAGAACCTCTGTTTGTTCTAAAAGTGGTGTAATTGTGGAAAGTTCTGATGTATGCAAAGGGACTAATGATGGTGATCTGCCCAAACATTTACAGATGTTAGAGGATAATCAGCTGCAAAAGGATGGAAGACCAAATGAGTGTCAGAACGAGAAGGCTGAAACTTTGCATAACATGCATCAGACTGTCTCTTTGCTACATCCAAGTGTTGAAAAGCCGAAAAAAGTTGGTAATTTGAATAGGCCACTCTCATCCGTTGAAGTCAATAACCCGTTGGTTACCCAGTTACTTCAGGGCAGCCTTCCTTTAGAGAAGGTTTTGCCACAGTCACATTCTGGTACCAAATTGGAGATAACTAGATTGCTTATACCGCCTCCACTGCTTTCTGAGAACCCACAAGTGAAGCAGGAAAGAAATTTCAGTCAGTTGACTGTTGATGTTCCACAAACAACTGATATCAAAAGTATAATCAGTGGAGTACACAGTGGAATCAAGTTAACTGATTGTCATTTGCATAAAATATTGTCAGGAGATTTTCGAGATTTGTCTCAAAAACGACTTGAACAGATGAAGTCAACTGTATTGCAATCCGGTAAGCAGTATGTGCAATCACAGATGGTCTTGGACAGGGATTGTGCAAGTCTTGGAGATGGTCCAGTTGTACAGGAGCAGCGAAATAGAACACCAGATCTTTCTAAACCTGTTGAAGAGTCTGAAGCCACAACAGAAAAACTAACTCGTGCTTCTTGCAATTTTGAAGATAGCAGCAAAGAACTAATGAAAGTCTCCCCTGGAAATATACACAGTCCCAATGTAAAAAACCCTATAATTAGAAACATGCCTGAGACCTTGAAGAAAATCAGTAGCTCTACCGTGTCTGGCTACTACATTCCAAATACACCTACCTTTTGTAAAAGTTTGGAGGCTCAGAACACAATATTTGGTTCGGTAATAGCTAAAGCGTGCAGTGGAATACCAGGGAGGCAAAAGGTTAGCCATGGTTATTTACATAACACAGTTGTTGTGCAAAATGATGGAAGCTGTAGAGCAACAGAAGTAATTAAGATTCAATCAAAGGGTTCGGTTATTGAGCATGTGCCAGGCATTGCCCAGACTTCACCAGAAAGGAATTTAATTGGAATGGAAAATATGCCAAACGCAAGAAGGGAATGGCTTCCTAAACTTCATGAAAGCTTTAAAGTCATCAAAACTGAAAATATTCCCACATGTCGAGGAAATAACCAAAACCAAGACATCATTGGTATAAATGATGGTGCATACATTCCTTTTGATTCTAAAGACAAATTGTATGTTGGACCAATAAAGATGGACTGCAATATTGGAAAAGTTATTAAAGAGACTGGTCTACAATTTCAACATTCATCAGAGCATTCTCTCATTAATTCCCAGCTCAGTATTCAGCAGCAGTTATATGGCAAGCTTCCTAAACTTTCTTTCAGTAGCACAGGATTTAGTCATATCACCAACACGTCTGTTTCAGAACTCTCTATGAGTAACTTTCCAGCATCTCTTGCTGGAAGCGtaatgtcactgagtcaaaagGCGAACTTCGGGAATCacaattcttcagttccttctcaGACATTTGCTGAAAGCAGTGGTGTCAatgaaatgacttttaaatgttcatGCAGACTAAAGGCCATGATCATGTGCAAAGGGTGTGGAGCATTTTGCCATGATGATTGTATAGGCCCATCTAAGCTTTGTGTATCATGTCTTGTGGTGAGATAGTGAAGAACTGTTGTGAAGAAATGACTAATCTGGATCCCTATGATGTGGATTATTATAGCATGGTGAAAGTGCAACATTTATGTATCAAAATTGTGTATCATTGTGTATAATTTTGCCTTTTTTTTTAGTCCAGTCTGGCCACTGTACATAAATGGAAAGGCAGATAAACTGCATGCAAAAACGTTAGGAAGTGTATCTTAGCAGTTCCTAATGAACCATTTTTGGACTGCAAATCATGAGGGACCTATCTGTTGGAATTCCTATTAGAATTTTTTTGCTAATGTTAATGTCTTTTCTTACCAGAGATGTGTAAAGATGAAGTTGTTGATTCCACAATAATGGTCTATGCACTGATTTAGTTTGTAAAACTGAAAGCAACATGTTAATACTGTAAAACTGACCACATGATTAAGCATGTTGAGTTTTTGCTATTTGTTCATGACCTAATACAAAGCAGTGTTCAGTTATTTTTTTCAATGTTAAAATGCTTATAGTCTCCGACATTGGTATGCTTTGCATGTTGGTGATGTTGCTCTTCAGAAAGGTTGAAATGGAGAGTGCAGTATTTGATGCTTCCAGTGCGTTACTGACACCGGCATCTTTACACTTTGTTTTGTTTAGCTTGCTTCCCCCTTATTTGGAAGTGGTAGAATATAACCTATGAACACAGTGTTAGCAAAGATGCAAGCTTATTAGGTGGCCTTATAGAAGTGGTTTGTTGTTTTCCATTTATAATTGCGAAGAACAATGGGGCAGAAGTCTTACTTCATTGTTTGACCTGAATCTCATTCCCTGTTTACCAAAGACATTCTGCAAATATAAATTTATTTAGAAGTGGCTTTACAAACTCATTCTCAGGGTACATTAATCTCCAGCCatcaaatctttctcctttctattTGTCTATGTTCATGCTGTTGTGTTGACTGAGTATATGCTTGGGATTTATTAGTCTCTAATGCGTGGGTGactttctgtctgtgtttgctgTATTTTTATTTACATCTTTACACAGTATTGAATTGTGTAGTAAATTGAATAAAATACATTAATTATATTGTGATGTGGTACATTGTTCATATAAATCTGCTAAGCTCTTTGATCTTTGCATTCTCCAAATTTTATCTGTTTGAAGTATTAAAAGAAATTTTGTTTCGCTGGACAGGTTATAGTCTCTCATCTGTACTAACATGTGACAAAGCCACTTGTGTTTTGACTGGGTTTTTGAGGTTGCATATTGGAGTGAAAGAAGTGAGTTTTCAATGATTTTAAATTATACTGCTTTTAGTTAGTTTTTTGAGAATGACTCCCACCCACAATTTAGGCACATTTTATGTTTTTAAATTTTATGTTAAGTAAATTTCCAGCGAAATGTCAACAACATTATTAAAATTGGGTAAACTGCAGTAAGTTATTGTTTAATATGTAAACTAACATCAATAATTAGCTAATCTTATTGTGTGATTATCAGCATAGATGAAGGCTGTGGAGTTTACAGAAGATTATTGGCACAATTTTTGTCAAATCAAGCTAGTAATTTAATATTGAAAATATACATTTCATAAATAATTATAAGAGTGTGAATACAGGATCAGTCTAAAGTTGAGTACTAGTGATTTTCATAATAGGTGAttcctataatttcctgtcttcagAATAATTCATTCTCTGTTCTGTTTGCTTCAAAAAATAAGAGCATTCTCTTTCTTCATCTTCAACTCCTTGGTCTCATTTGAAATTTTTGGGTTTGCCTTCTAGATAAGGGCAAATGTAAATGGTATCAAGGCTGAGGAATGATATGCATTTTCCTTTTTGGTTAACCTTAAAGTTGTTCATaaaaaattggaataaaagtggactattctgccctttgagccagctctgccaTCATAAGATTATAGCTGTTCTGTTTTTCAAATTCTACATTCCCATCTAGCCCCAGTAACCTTTCATTCCCTTGCCGAACAAGAATCTGTCTCTCCTTATCTTAAAAATACTTAATGACCCACCTCAGTTGCCTTCTGATGCAGTTTGCCAAACGCTGTGCtcagttttaaaaataattcCTCATCTCTGCCATAAAAGGATCAAGCCTGACTCTAAAATAGtgccatatagttttaaaatgacCCACGAGAGGAAACATCCTTGCCATGTTcacttgtcaagaccattcaggatatTGTACGTCAGTCAAGTCACCCATCGTTCTTTTTCTAAATTAGTAGACTCCAAGCTAGCCTCCTGAAACCACGTGTTAATTTAACTGTCTTCTGGGCAAAAATTACTTTAGTATGCTTTCAAAAGCAATGAAGATGAATTTGGAGtcaaacagtatggaaacaaacccttcagtccaaccagtctgtgccgaacataatcccaaactaaactagtcccacctgcctgctcctgacccatatacctccaaaccacTTATcaaaacatcttttaaatgttataattgtacccacgtcccccccacttcctcagaaattcattccacaccTGAACTACCATCTGTGTAAAAAGAACAAAATATTGTTCCtaaagtctttttttaaaatctcttttccctcaccttaaaaatgtgccttaGCCTTGAAGCccccaatcctgggaaaaagacaactaccattaactctacctATACCCCTCATTCTACAAGGTGGCCTCTCAACCTGCTACGCTGCAGTGGAAAAATATCCCAACCTATTCaggctttctttataactcaagtcTTCCATAtgtggcaacatcctggtaaatcttttctgaatcctctccagattaataacatccttcctataactgggtgaccagaactgggcatGGTATTCTTCAAGAAGcatcagcaatgtcctgtacaacatgatcatgacttcccaactccgatactaaAGGAGttagcaatgaaggcaaatgcctttttcactactgTCTTTAGGTGatcaaacttcaaacaattatgtacctgaacccctaggtccctctgttctacaacagtaCCCAAAGTTGCATCATTATTTGTATATTAATAAACCCTACAtcatttgttgtaccaaaatgcaatacctctagtttatccagattgaactccatctgccatttttcagcccattgacccatctgatcaagatccgttTATGTTGATGCTAACTTGTATGCATTTTCTAGTTGTGCTGCGGATAAGCTGTCTCTAATGCCATTATGTAAATTATTTTATATATAGATGTTAATTTTATAATGTTTCCAAATTTAAATGATTGAACATGATATATATCTTTAAATCCTCTATCTTTTACGATCTGGCTCTTCCTGATCTCTGTAATCTCATTCACTGTTATTTTACATAGTTCTGATATACATTGCTTCTACCATCAGTACCTATCCTTCAACCACCATAGCTATATTGTCTGGAGCAACTGCCTTCTGCATTACTATGCCTCTTCCTATTTTAAAACACTGCCTTCAATCCTATCTGATGGTTATTGGTCATCTCTTCAAACTAATGCTGTTGCTCAGCATCTACTTTTCTCTGAAGTGCTTAGATATATGTTATATCTTTTTCAGATTCTTATTTGAGGGTCTTAGAAGGTTAAAAGAATTTACTTTTTGAACTTCTGGTTTATAACTTTGCCACTATTTCTTATTAaaccatagagttatacagcacagaaacagacccttcagtccaactcatctacactgaccagatagcctaaaccgatctagtcccatttgccagcatttgccatccctctaaaccctacctGTTCATGTAccattccagatgccttttagttGTAGccgcttccaccacatcctctggcagcttattccatgcatTCATTATCTCTGCATCAAAAGTTGCCCCTCCGGTCccttttttaaatcttccccctctcaccttaaacctatgccctctaattttggactcccctatcccgtGTTCAGTGATAATGCTGAAAATGAGAAATCTAGTTTTGTTTCTTCATAAAGTCTGTTATGTAGTTCTTTGTGTATCATGGATTTATAAATCAAAATCTGTGTTTAGACCTGTGCTTGCTTTTGTACGTTACTTGAACAGAGACATGACTGAACTGATCTTAAAGCTGCAAATTCCACAAACTTCACTGAagtttcgattagattagattacttacagtgtggaaacaggcccttcggcccaacaagtccacaccgccccgccgaagcgcaacccacccatacccctacatctaccccttacctaacactacgggcaatttagcatggccaattcacctgacctgcacatctttggactgtgggaggaaaccggagcacccggaggaaacccacgcagacacggggagaatgtgcaaactccacacagtcagtcgcctgaggcaggaattgaacccaggtctctggcgctgtgaggcagcagtgctaaccactgtgccaccatgccgcccaaagtTGTTGAGCTAAACTACTAAAATAAGGCTTGTTTTTACCATTGTTGATGGATTGAGGATATTAATTAGTTGGAGTTGAATGGCAGTTCTGAAAATAAAGATAAAAGTACAAGGGGACCTGATCATATTTAAGCGAGTTCTAGTGAGCTAGATTACATCCGATGTCTTTCTTTTCAGTAATAGCTAATTAACAGAAACCAGATGAATTAGAAAATAAACCAATCAGATTTGGCACTAGCATTTCTAATGACAAGAGTGTGAAAATCTTGCACAGCTGCTCTTACTGTAGTATATATAGGGTTTTCTTTCAAAATAAGTTTAACTATAAGCATTTTTACATTCAAGATTCTGTATAGTACGAGAGATGCATTCTTCTGATTCTTCCAAAGAAAAGGTTGACCAGTACATTTAACAATCAACATATGCAGTTATTTCTCAATCTTGCATTTCTGGTTCAACAATTAATGTATTTTGCTGGGCATTTAATTTTGGTACTCCACATTATTGATAAAATGGTAAGAGAAAAGCAGAATGTAGAAGTCTACTTTGATTAAGTGTTTCACTTGATTAATTAACAGATATTTTGAGTAAATTGTCTCAAAGAAGAATGTTTACTGGTATTGTGCTGATGTGTCTAAAATATTTTAGATGATAATTGGTGCATATCACTAAAACAGACTTGTTGTAGCCACATCTGTGCTTAGTCAGTGATTTCAGTTGTCAACCCTACTGTAAAACAACATCCATTCCTTCCTTGCAtaacaaaaaaaacaaaattagtaTATTTCAGTTAACTTAGACCTGAATTTAAGTTTAGAAACCTGCGCAAATCtatatttttattcatttctgagctgtgacaatgctgtcagcAGTAATTGTCTATCTCTAACTGCATCTTAGAAagttgtggtgagctgccttctgaatTGTTTCTTTCATTGTGTTGGCTCAGTCGCGATTCTGTTAGGCAGGGAGTTCCATGATTTTGAACCAGCAATAATGAGGGAACAGCGgttagatttccaagtcaggctaaTGAGTGACTTGAACAGGAACTGGCAAGCAGTGGTGCTCCCATGAATCTGGTGCCTTTGTTCTTCAATTTGCTGATGGTAGCAGTTTTAGAAGCCGTTTTCCAAGAAGGCATAGCTGTTTCTGCAGTATATCTTGGTGCCATTATACACCATTGGTGGAGGGAATCACTATTTAAGATGGTGCTTTGGGATGCCATTGAAGCAGGCTGTTTTGTTCTGTATTTTCAAGCTTTTAGTGTTGTTGAAGTTGTACTCATTCAAGTGTGGGGGGCAATATGATTACACTCCTGACCACTGCATAAGGGGAGTCTGGAGATGAATTAGCATGGTAGAATATCCCAACTTCTGACCTGTTTAACCTAGTTTTTATGTGGTTGACCTGTCTTTTGAGGAAGAATTCCAAACTGCCTCATCTGTgctggtcaaaatcttggaaccgCCTCCCTAATCGCATTGAGTGTCTTGACACCATATGTACTTcagtggttcaacaaggcagctcatcaGTACAGAGTGAAGGGTGGCTAGACATTCAacacaggattagtggtgctggaagagcacagcagttcaggcagcatccaacgagcagcgaaatcgacgtttcgggcaaaagcccttcacagcCCACATCTCCTGAATTAAAATGAGCAATACCTTACTTTTAAATGGTGACCCATAGCTCTGGATTCTCCAATGGGAGGAAAcctcctctctccacacacactttGAACCCTTCTCTTCCTCCACCACACATTAGATTTTTGTTTTAATGAAGTCATATTTTCATTCTGCTAAATTTTAGTAGATACAAGCGTAGTCTGTCTAACCTTTCTTAATGAGACCACCTTTCAATTCTAGATATCATTCTCGTAAGCCTTTTTTGAACCACTTCTTCTGCATTTACTCAATTCCCTAAATAATGAAACCAGTAATTTGCAGTGTTCTAGATATGATACTAACAATGCCCTGTACTGTGGAAGCATAACCACCTATTTTGTATTAAATTCATAACCATAATGTAGAGTCATTTGTGACAATGCTATAGCTTTAAGAggacaagaacaaagaaaattacagcacaggttcaggccgtttggccctccaagcctgcgccaatatAGATCCTCTATCTTAACCAGTCACctgttttctaaggatctgtatccctctgctccctgcccatttatgtatctgtctagatacatcttaaatgacgttaTCGTGCCTTCCgctggcaatgagttccagacacccaccaccctctcagtaaagaactttccatgcatatctcccttaagcTTTTCCCCTTTTACCTtcaactcgtgacccctagtaattgagtttcCCCACTCTTGGGGGGGAGCAGGGGGAAACGTTTCTTGCTATCCgccctgtctatacccctcatgattttgtagacctcaatcaggttcccccctcaacctctcttcatagctagcaccctccatatcaggcaacatcctggtgaatctcctctgcaccctctccaaagcatccacatccttctgataatgtggtgaccagaactgtatgcagtacttcAAAAGAGGGatgttttgtcctggtttcttttatagagagagagagagcgagagattaGGGGACAGATGGTGAGCAATTtgagaagataaacaacttgTGGAGCCTTGGGTGTTCTTTTttgaagttggaacaatagaagtagCCTGAGTAGGTGTGGTCAAGCTCCCACCCACAGAACCAGGCACTTTCGGTTTTTTGGTTTTCTCAGCAACAGTTGTCATTGAGGTTTTGATGAAGCGGACGTTATTTATCCCCCTCTCAATTAAAGACAAAAGATGGGGGTTCTCTTTCTGGGCTGCTGGATTGCATGAGAGACAAAATCTGTTttatgaatttgcctttttgtcaaggatgtgtttatgggatgttactatattgaacagttaattaataatagttattgtatctattattctgttaagttttccaatcatTTAAGTTATTCCagggttttttttcttttgtattttaactagagtgtttgtttgaataaattgtgttttgcttaacattgagtagTTTGGCAAGTTGAGTTGCATGTAGAACACAGCATCTGAcatttagttttaaaataaaattagggcgttgttcttaatatattttgagggggtctcgTCCACAACATAtgcaaacacagaaacagaccctttggtccaactcatccatgccaaccaggtttcctaaactcagctagttccatttgcctgcatttggctcatattcctccaaAACTTaactattcatgtacttgtccaaatgtcttttaaatgtaactgtatctacatcttccacttcctctggcagttcattccatttatGCACCACCCTGCGTatggaaaaggttgcccctcatgtcccttttaaatctttcccctctcacctaaacttttgtcctccagttttgaactcccctacccttttactgttcactttatctatgcccctcatgatcttataaacctacactccaggggaaaaacttccagcctctccttataactcaaaccttccagtcccatTAGCATTCTTGTTAGTATTTTCTGCAACCTTTCCGATTTAATAAacatcctatagcagggcaaccaaaaCTTTATGCAGTACttcagaagtggcctcaccaaggccctgtacagctgaaacatgatatcccaactccgaCACTAAGTGCTCTgaaaaggcaagcatgccaaatgccgcctttaccaccctgtctacctgtgacgccacTTCCAATGAATTAGGTATCTGAACCCTTgagtctctctgtttgacaacacttcccagggccctaccattaactatgtaagtcctaccctggtttgttttaccaaaatgcaacaccttgcatttatctctttggcccattggcccagccgCTTAAGGTCCTGTTGTACATTTAGATAAATGTCTTCACTGTATACTTTACCACCAATTCTGGTTtcgtccacaaacttactaaccatgcttcctatgTTCTCATGCAAATAATTTTTGTAAATGTCAAACAACAGTGGAGCCAGACCAATCCCTgaggaacactgctggtcacaggcttccagtctgaaaacaaccctctaccaccaccctttaTCTCATACGCAGACAACCTTTTATCCAATTGGTTCGTTCTCCCTCGATCCAGAAAGATTCAACCTTCGTCAACaacctaccatgcagaaccttgtcaaaagtcttGCTAAATCCATGTAATCAACATCTACCACTGCACTTatctatctttttggtcacattctcaaaaaaatcaaattagtgaCACACTATTTCCCATGCATGATAATTCCTAATCAaatgttaaaaattacacaacaccaggtttttaaccttgtccaccctagtccaacactgacatctccacaaCATTATCCCTAATTAGTTCTTACTCCTCCAAATGGATGTAGatcttgtctctcagaatccccccTCTAAGAGTTTAGCCACTACTCATCTCAAACTCACCAGTCAATAGTTTCCTGAATTTTCTTTGCAGCCTTCCTTACATAAAGGCATAATGTTACCACCCTCCAGTCTTTGGGCACCTCACCCCCGTGGGTgtagatgatataaatatctctgttaggggaTCCACAATTTCTTCCTAGCTCCTCACAATGTCCAAGTATACacttgatcagatcctggggatttatctacctttatgcatgtTATATCCTCCAATACATCGTTTTCTGCAATGTGGactgttttcaagatgtcactgtttatttccccagCTTCCATGTCTGTCGTCACATAAATGCAACGTGAAATGTTTGTTTAGTATCTTGTCCATCTCTGGTTTTACCAACATGGTAAAGATGTTGATCTTTAAAGGACCTTATTCTCTTCCTAGCTGCTGTTTTGCTCTTACTTGCAGAATCCCTTTGAATTCTTCTTAA harbors:
- the LOC140463084 gene encoding polycomb group protein ASXL1-like isoform X1 encodes the protein MKDKQKKKKDRTWAEAARMVLENYSDAPMTPKQILHVIETEGLKEMRSGTSPLACLNAMLHTNSRADDGMFYRLPGRMGLYTLKKDALLWSKNVPIGDGEGYDDGPDLESCDSNETSTTGEENDVSPVSDESSSNASCSTDHQGKQVSPGKHNSHKATQQLVKQQPKKKIGVPVMMSKSIPRVVLTPLKVNGEHVESASAFAAKHTDGESSSASSISSCTVTSGSTQYNRTEMNKLQCRSSLNRKPGQHFRALRRPSTAGQMKRNRGEEIDVETPGSILVNTNLRALINSRTFTSLPLHFQQQLLFLLPEVDRQVGTDGIMRLSSSALNNEFFTSAAQGWKERLAEGEFTPEMQLRLRQEMEKEKRVELWKENFFEDYYGQKLGLTKEESEQQTSVQVGIENEASSPVLAGPSKQQSPVKKQDERLRKCTRSSKVDLKCRVKRSLIKETKAELPEPSEKTDSCMVSFQDTRSQKQHNHEAKVFQAVGCADEDQLSLSNNEARPGQLEENLPSKSALNSKPILLTERPAGIQSQEHSKSDGCSELTDVQPAGITKDQITCLTIRSAVLKSELEHNSSESKDQKRKSSEHGASTSGPEKKPRLEDHQSFRTTIDSFRTEKEHPTKEEPKVPPIRIQLSRIKPPWVVKGQPTYQICPRIITTVGTVSRERTGARTLADIKARAQQARAQREAAAAAAASVTVEAGGRGSGSNGPRGTDSLGQNNGKARALEQTTTKHQYRAQLFQTCSTDEPEKNSDGENSVKQGIIIEECVESDLIDITPGKLETDDIQQTDLGGDANYTIINSKSPDLVVDVQDCNQVTVCQLSDIVVSDGQTDSDETEILQEDQPPEALNLSADRDNICNESSEKLKCEAAIVTFPEADNPLHLPCDQIQKSVKDKTICIDESLQNYGFSRPIVAETKNTVVLNTMDIPVVGVKTAESDSLPSNEMETKANTTDVLSTQLSGEFPETDLCEQEVNRCTVKEIESPLIHKVTCSPTLQSHDENDSDCAEVNVSNQQEISKLLEASNVSHIAEKQMTSVIVSTCSNKEPSHSLTQKLSLESEGLNCFASDDAECAPEHLMKHEQAVANGRHQSIESDVAVLEDVFGQLVSKRQQNSGSDLNMNGLYYKTEIGRQLSDEGCIQPTNERILKDDRTSVCSKSGVIVESSDVCKGTNDGDLPKHLQMLEDNQLQKDGRPNECQNEKAETLHNMHQTVSLLHPSVEKPKKVGNLNRPLSSVEVNNPLVTQLLQGSLPLEKVLPQSHSGTKLEITRLLIPPPLLSENPQVKQERNFSQLTVDVPQTTDIKSIISGVHSGIKLTDCHLHKILSGDFRDLSQKRLEQMKSTVLQSGKQYVQSQMVLDRDCASLGDGPVVQEQRNRTPDLSKPVEESEATTEKLTRASCNFEDSSKELMKVSPGNIHSPNVKNPIIRNMPETLKKISSSTVSGYYIPNTPTFCKSLEAQNTIFGSVIAKACSGIPGRQKVSHGYLHNTVVVQNDGSCRATEVIKIQSKGSVIEHVPGIAQTSPERNLIGMENMPNARREWLPKLHESFKVIKTENIPTCRGNNQNQDIIGINDGAYIPFDSKDKLYVGPIKMDCNIGKVIKETGLQFQHSSEHSLINSQLSIQQQLYGKLPKLSFSSTGFSHITNTSVSELSMSNFPASLAGSVMSLSQKANFGNHNSSVPSQTFAESSGVNEMTFKCSCRLKAMIMCKGCGAFCHDDCIGPSKLCVSCLVVR